The following nucleotide sequence is from Oceanidesulfovibrio indonesiensis.
CGGTATGCCGGCTGGCCTGGCCTCGCTGGTCTTACAGGCACAGGCGTTCTTTACCATTATTCTCGGCGCGTTTGTGTTTGGCGAGCGCCTGCAGGGCAAGCAGCTGGCGGGAATTACGCTGGCGGTGTTTGGCGTGCTGGTGCTCATTGAGGCCAGCCTGAACGGTCAGCACGTGGCGCTGCTCGGCTTTATGCTGACGCTGGCGGCGGGGCTGAGCTGGGCGTGCGGGAATAGCTTCAACAAGCTGATTATGCAGCACGAGGCGCGCCCGGCGGTGATGTCCCTGGTGGTGTGGAGCGCGCTGATCCCGGTTATCCCTTTTCTGCTGGCGTCGTCTGTTCTGGACGGTCCGGCCGTCATGCTTAACAGCCTCGTTGAGATCGACCTGACCACAATCCTTTCGCTGGTCTATCTGGCCTTTGTCGCCACCATCGTGGGCTACGGGATCTGGGGATCGCTGCTGGGGCGGTATGAAACCTGGCGCGTCGCGCCGTTGTCCCTGCTGGTGCCCGTGGTGGGGCTTGCCAGTGCGGCACTGTTACTGGATGAAACGCTG
It contains:
- a CDS encoding EamA family transporter, with protein sequence GMPAGLASLVLQAQAFFTIILGAFVFGERLQGKQLAGITLAVFGVLVLIEASLNGQHVALLGFMLTLAAGLSWACGNSFNKLIMQHEARPAVMSLVVWSALIPVIPFLLASSVLDGPAVMLNSLVEIDLTTILSLVYLAFVATIVGYGIWGSLLGRYETWRVAPLSLLVPVVGLASAALLLDETLSALQLFGAVLIMAGLYINVFGLRVRRAARV